A window from Vulcanimicrobium alpinum encodes these proteins:
- the rpsI gene encoding 30S ribosomal protein S9, protein MQTTDNFHGTGRRKRGIARVRLSLGQGVITVNKRPVDEYFPRPSLQQIVRQPLEVTQSLSRFNVDVKCEGGGVSGQAGAVRHGIARALLEMDESLREPLRRNGLLTRDPREKESKKYGRKKARKRFQFSKR, encoded by the coding sequence ATGCAGACGACCGATAATTTCCACGGGACGGGGCGCCGCAAGCGCGGCATCGCTCGGGTTCGGCTTTCGCTGGGGCAGGGTGTGATCACCGTGAACAAGCGGCCGGTCGATGAGTATTTTCCGCGGCCTTCGCTGCAGCAGATCGTGCGTCAGCCGTTGGAGGTGACGCAGTCGCTTTCGCGGTTCAATGTGGATGTGAAGTGCGAGGGGGGCGGGGTTTCCGGGCAGGCCGGTGCGGTTCGGCATGGGATTGCGCGGGCGTTGCTGGAGATGGATGAGTCGTTGCGGGAGCCGTTGCGGCGGAATGGGCTGCTGACGCGTGATCCGCGGGAGAAAGAATCGAAGAAGTACGGGCGTAAGAAGGCTCGTAAACGCTTCCAGTTTTCGAAGCGGTAG
- a CDS encoding Crp/Fnr family transcriptional regulator has protein sequence MPALDSAVLERLAADGSVVSVGRGTIVPLDAPAVAVVYDGWFRVFRNAAFVRDVTLVLAGPGQLLAPGTVFGDRSAESGAEAVTDGAILRVSSEVWDRHAAAAPAMYATIARSLARRTLRVQRKLEAFSRAPVESRVAGALLELAEDAGIAQADGAVRLDLPLSQEDLAGLAGTTRESCSSAVAAFAREGLVRGSRLRGLVLLRPERLAELAAVDFRGS, from the coding sequence GTGCCCGCACTGGATTCCGCCGTCCTGGAGCGCCTGGCCGCCGACGGCAGCGTGGTCTCGGTCGGCCGCGGAACGATCGTCCCGCTCGACGCCCCGGCCGTTGCCGTCGTGTACGACGGCTGGTTCCGGGTCTTCCGCAATGCGGCGTTCGTCCGCGACGTGACGCTCGTCTTAGCCGGCCCGGGCCAGCTCCTCGCGCCCGGGACGGTGTTCGGCGACCGCTCCGCCGAGAGCGGGGCCGAGGCCGTCACCGACGGCGCGATCCTGCGCGTCTCGAGCGAGGTGTGGGATCGCCACGCCGCCGCCGCCCCCGCGATGTACGCGACGATCGCCCGGTCGCTGGCCCGGCGGACCCTGCGCGTCCAGCGCAAGCTCGAGGCGTTCAGCCGCGCTCCGGTCGAGTCGCGGGTGGCCGGGGCGCTGCTCGAACTCGCCGAGGACGCCGGCATCGCGCAGGCGGACGGCGCGGTGCGGCTCGACCTGCCGCTCTCGCAGGAGGATCTGGCCGGCCTGGCCGGCACGACCCGCGAGTCGTGCTCGAGTGCGGTGGCCGCGTTCGCGCGCGAGGGTCTCGTGCGCGGCAGCCGCTTGCGGGGGCTCGTCCTGCTCCGTCCGGAGCGTCTGGCGGAGCTCGCGGCGGTTGACTTCCGGGGTTCCTGA
- a CDS encoding APC family permease — translation MLHRELGQLPRPQRAGGHRGGRRLNEAPAQPHLRRVLALRDLAVVAAAAIGPAFSLATTMAPMIAAAGRWTPLAVVLIAVLMAMIASGYKRLGERQRDAGSSYAWIRSAFGPEAGAYGAWILIVANVFATLATALPAGTYTLDLVAPALAANPLAVALVGCGWVIATSLLLWYGLKPTTTLTLLLLAAELGVLGVAAAVAAAHPRPGAVAFAGGGVPWSGLVAATVVGIWMIDGWEVSASTAEEAQGDAGAPGAGGLLGLALTSAILIAGIVAFERIGSAAGFAGHDRDALAYVGGLLGGGWEQVLTLTVLLSFAASLQTTLVYLTRSLYSMGRDGVLPAPLGRLDRREEPTAAIVVIAILSLAFCLAAGVSPTAKNAFDLVLAGTSWFLGVLFVLTAAAAVRVFADTESKRWSGAILPGTSAVILIGILAAALWGDDPPTRGFIAASAIIGLPLALWRGRAARRASRAGGGQQSGVAFERQRNRFDP, via the coding sequence GTGCTTCATCGCGAACTCGGTCAACTTCCCCGTCCGCAACGAGCCGGCGGTCACCGCGGGGGCCGCCGTCTGAACGAGGCGCCGGCGCAGCCGCACCTGCGGCGCGTTCTCGCGCTGCGCGATCTCGCCGTCGTCGCGGCCGCCGCGATCGGGCCGGCGTTTTCGCTGGCGACGACGATGGCGCCGATGATCGCCGCCGCCGGCCGCTGGACGCCGCTCGCCGTCGTGCTAATCGCCGTGCTGATGGCGATGATCGCGAGCGGCTACAAGCGCCTGGGCGAGCGGCAGCGCGACGCCGGCTCGTCGTATGCCTGGATCCGCAGCGCGTTCGGTCCGGAAGCGGGCGCGTACGGCGCGTGGATCCTGATCGTCGCGAACGTCTTCGCGACGCTCGCGACGGCGCTGCCGGCCGGCACCTACACGCTCGATCTGGTCGCGCCGGCGCTCGCCGCGAACCCGCTCGCCGTCGCGCTCGTCGGCTGCGGCTGGGTGATCGCGACGTCGCTGCTGCTGTGGTACGGTCTCAAGCCGACCACGACGCTGACGCTGCTCCTGCTCGCCGCCGAACTCGGCGTGCTCGGCGTCGCGGCCGCCGTTGCCGCGGCGCACCCGCGTCCCGGCGCGGTCGCGTTCGCCGGCGGGGGCGTCCCCTGGAGCGGCCTGGTCGCGGCGACCGTCGTCGGCATCTGGATGATCGACGGCTGGGAGGTGTCGGCGTCGACGGCCGAAGAGGCGCAGGGCGACGCCGGTGCTCCCGGGGCGGGCGGCCTCCTCGGGCTCGCGCTCACCAGCGCGATCCTCATCGCCGGAATCGTCGCCTTCGAGCGGATCGGCTCCGCGGCGGGCTTCGCCGGCCACGACCGCGACGCGCTCGCCTACGTCGGGGGCCTCCTCGGCGGCGGCTGGGAACAGGTACTCACCCTCACCGTCCTGCTCTCGTTCGCCGCCTCGCTGCAGACGACGCTCGTCTACTTGACGCGCAGCCTCTACTCAATGGGGCGCGACGGCGTCCTTCCCGCGCCGCTCGGACGGCTCGACCGCCGCGAGGAGCCCACCGCGGCAATCGTCGTCATCGCGATCCTCTCGCTGGCGTTCTGCCTCGCCGCCGGCGTCTCGCCGACCGCGAAAAACGCGTTCGATCTCGTCCTGGCCGGGACGTCGTGGTTTCTCGGCGTGCTGTTCGTGCTCACCGCCGCGGCGGCAGTCCGCGTTTTTGCCGATACAGAGAGCAAGCGGTGGTCGGGAGCGATCCTCCCGGGTACATCCGCCGTGATCCTCATTGGGATTCTTGCCGCCGCGCTGTGGGGTGACGATCCGCCAACGAGGGGTTTCATCGCCGCCTCCGCAATCATCGGGCTTCCCCTGGCGCTCTGGAGGGGCCGCGCGGCTCGCCGCGCGTCGCGAGCCGGGGGCGGACAACAATCGGGAGTCGCTTTTGAACGACAAAGAAATCGTTTTGACCCGTGA
- a CDS encoding amino acid permease, with translation MFATQPHDRERLPVEGASLRRVLGVGGLIAVGLGTMLGGIFTTVGSGANAAGPGVVASFGLSGLTCLFVALCYAELASMVPIAGSAYTYGYAALGEIVAWVIGWDLLLEYGISVAPLSATLSGALQQLLANVGLALPAWAQQGNVIVNAHGIDLAHSQVDVIAALAVVLLSAVLAIGIRESAATNLVLVVVQIVAIAAFVLALGGTVHAGAFHPFAPRGGHGIVAGAALVFFAYIGFDTVTVASEEAHDPTRDVPRAIVGSLIVGAVLFTAAAAVTVGVIAWDKVSANSGMLDAVKAAGNNPWLFGAVLIGTVTGAAASMLTSLLGQIRILYVMSRDRMIPPVFGRVNHRTRTPVVVTLITGAVISLFAAGLPLGLLLEFVNIGTLSAFVIVCAGVMALRFTKPDAARPFRVPFGPVAVPAIGIALCLWLTIEGLQPLTWLRFLVWFVVGIGIYAAYGFRHSLLREEAVAARRTSAS, from the coding sequence TTGTTTGCGACGCAGCCGCACGATCGCGAGCGGCTGCCGGTCGAGGGCGCATCGCTGCGCCGCGTCCTCGGCGTCGGCGGGCTGATCGCAGTCGGTCTCGGCACGATGCTCGGCGGGATCTTCACGACGGTGGGCTCGGGTGCGAACGCCGCCGGCCCCGGCGTGGTCGCGTCGTTCGGCCTTTCGGGGCTGACGTGCTTGTTCGTCGCTCTCTGCTACGCGGAGCTCGCGTCGATGGTCCCGATCGCCGGCAGCGCGTACACCTACGGGTACGCTGCGCTCGGCGAGATCGTCGCGTGGGTGATCGGCTGGGATCTGCTGCTCGAATACGGGATCAGCGTCGCGCCGCTTTCCGCCACGCTCTCCGGCGCGCTGCAACAGCTGCTGGCGAACGTCGGCCTCGCGCTCCCGGCGTGGGCGCAGCAAGGCAACGTGATCGTGAACGCGCACGGGATCGACCTCGCGCACTCGCAGGTCGACGTGATCGCCGCGCTCGCCGTGGTGCTGCTCTCGGCGGTGCTCGCGATCGGGATCCGCGAGTCGGCGGCGACGAATCTCGTGCTCGTCGTCGTGCAGATCGTCGCGATCGCCGCCTTCGTTCTTGCGCTCGGCGGCACGGTGCATGCCGGCGCGTTCCATCCGTTCGCGCCGCGCGGCGGGCACGGGATCGTCGCCGGCGCCGCGCTTGTGTTCTTCGCCTACATCGGCTTCGACACGGTCACGGTCGCGAGCGAAGAGGCGCACGACCCCACGCGGGACGTGCCGCGCGCGATCGTCGGATCGCTGATCGTCGGCGCGGTCCTCTTTACCGCCGCCGCCGCGGTGACGGTCGGCGTGATCGCGTGGGACAAGGTCTCGGCGAACTCCGGGATGCTCGACGCGGTGAAGGCGGCGGGGAACAATCCCTGGCTCTTCGGGGCGGTGCTGATCGGCACGGTCACCGGCGCCGCGGCGTCGATGCTGACCTCGCTGCTCGGCCAGATCCGCATCCTCTACGTCATGTCGCGCGACCGCATGATCCCGCCCGTGTTCGGGCGCGTGAACCATCGCACGCGCACGCCCGTCGTCGTCACGCTGATCACCGGCGCGGTCATCTCGCTCTTCGCGGCGGGCCTGCCGCTGGGGCTTCTGCTCGAGTTCGTCAACATCGGGACGCTCTCGGCGTTCGTGATCGTGTGCGCCGGCGTGATGGCGCTGCGCTTCACCAAACCCGACGCCGCACGGCCCTTCCGCGTCCCGTTCGGTCCGGTCGCCGTCCCCGCGATCGGGATCGCGCTGTGCCTATGGCTGACGATTGAGGGACTGCAGCCGCTGACGTGGCTGCGCTTCCTGGTCTGGTTCGTGGTGGGAATCGGCATCTACGCCGCGTACGGCTTCCGCCATTCGCTGCTGCGCGAAGAGGCGGTCGCCGCGCGGCGAACGAGCGCATCATGA
- the greA gene encoding transcription elongation factor GreA — translation MNDKEIVLTRDGLKKLEDELDELKTVHRREVNERIRQAKEFGDISENAEYEDAKQEQAFVEGRILKLEGMIRNARVIDASDYVADEVHLGATIKVMEVGSKTSHEFTIVGSAEADPKNARLSNESPLGRALMGRKKGETVDVTTPRGQMKYKIEAINKDPKKTKKAS, via the coding sequence TTGAACGACAAAGAAATCGTTTTGACCCGTGATGGACTCAAGAAGCTCGAGGACGAGCTGGACGAACTGAAAACCGTTCATCGACGCGAGGTCAACGAGCGCATCCGTCAAGCCAAAGAGTTCGGCGACATCTCCGAAAACGCCGAATACGAAGATGCGAAACAGGAACAGGCCTTCGTCGAAGGCCGCATCCTCAAGCTCGAAGGGATGATCCGCAACGCCCGCGTCATCGACGCGAGCGACTACGTCGCGGACGAAGTCCACTTGGGCGCGACGATCAAGGTGATGGAAGTCGGCTCGAAGACCTCGCACGAGTTCACGATCGTCGGCTCGGCCGAGGCCGATCCGAAGAACGCGCGGCTCTCGAACGAGTCGCCGCTGGGACGCGCGCTCATGGGCCGCAAGAAAGGCGAGACGGTCGACGTCACCACGCCGCGCGGCCAGATGAAGTACAAGATCGAAGCGATCAACAAAGACCCCAAGAAAACCAAGAAAGCCTCGTAG
- the lysS gene encoding lysine--tRNA ligase produces MSESLVAARRARLAALRERGVDPFRATRFDVTAHAADLATRYADLGEQGRSEETDWSIAGRIMAARGQGKVIFFDLHDRTGRFQLFVRANDVGDDAFAIAKEVERGDIVGATGFVFRTKTGELSLHVRTFEVLGKSLQPLPDKWHGLTDVEKRYRRRYVDLIVNPPVRDVMIQRSRIVSEMRRFIDAQGFFEVETPTLLTIAGGATARPFLTHSNALDIPLKLRIATELYLKRLIVGGMERVYEIGRTFRNEGIDRTHNPEFTMLELYAAFWDVHDMMRFNEALMAHLARAVHGSEQFVFGEDAISFATPFRRLNYLAAFEEYAGITREQLLDPGACFALLREYGIPESPTHAHALDKLFERIVEPHLIEPTFVYGYPVVLSPLAKRMKDDPEITERYELFAAHMELSNAFTELNDPDDQRRRFELQLAERAAGDEEVPEPDWDFVRALEYGMPPTAGIGIGVDRLVMMLTNNGSIRDVLLFPLQRPLRADEPDDDGEDEP; encoded by the coding sequence GTGAGCGAAAGTCTGGTCGCAGCACGGCGAGCCCGGCTCGCCGCGTTGCGCGAGCGCGGCGTCGACCCGTTCCGCGCGACGCGGTTCGACGTCACGGCGCACGCCGCCGACCTGGCGACGCGCTACGCGGATCTGGGCGAGCAGGGCCGTTCCGAGGAGACGGACTGGTCGATTGCTGGACGGATCATGGCGGCGCGCGGGCAGGGCAAGGTCATCTTCTTCGATCTGCACGACCGCACCGGACGCTTTCAGCTCTTCGTGCGCGCGAACGACGTCGGCGACGACGCGTTCGCGATCGCGAAGGAGGTCGAGCGCGGCGACATTGTCGGCGCGACGGGGTTCGTCTTCCGCACGAAGACCGGCGAGCTCTCGCTGCACGTGCGCACCTTCGAGGTCCTCGGCAAATCGCTGCAGCCGCTCCCCGACAAGTGGCACGGCCTCACCGACGTCGAGAAGCGCTACCGCCGGCGCTACGTCGATTTGATCGTCAACCCGCCGGTGCGCGACGTGATGATCCAGCGCTCGCGGATCGTCAGCGAGATGCGCCGCTTCATCGACGCGCAGGGGTTTTTCGAAGTCGAGACGCCGACGTTGCTCACGATCGCCGGCGGCGCGACGGCGCGCCCGTTCCTCACCCATTCCAACGCGCTGGACATCCCGCTCAAACTGCGCATCGCGACGGAGCTCTATCTCAAGCGGCTGATCGTCGGTGGGATGGAGCGCGTGTACGAGATCGGGCGGACGTTCCGCAACGAGGGGATCGACCGCACGCACAATCCCGAGTTCACGATGCTCGAACTCTACGCGGCGTTCTGGGACGTCCACGACATGATGCGCTTCAACGAGGCGCTGATGGCGCATCTGGCGCGCGCGGTGCACGGCTCGGAACAGTTCGTCTTCGGTGAGGATGCGATCTCGTTCGCGACGCCGTTCCGGCGGCTGAACTATCTCGCCGCGTTCGAGGAGTATGCCGGGATCACGCGCGAGCAGCTGCTCGACCCAGGCGCGTGTTTCGCGCTGCTGCGTGAGTACGGGATCCCGGAGTCGCCGACCCACGCGCACGCGCTCGACAAACTCTTCGAACGCATCGTCGAGCCGCATCTGATCGAACCGACGTTCGTGTACGGTTATCCGGTCGTGCTCTCGCCGCTGGCGAAGCGGATGAAGGACGATCCCGAGATCACCGAGCGCTACGAACTCTTCGCCGCGCACATGGAGCTCTCGAACGCGTTCACCGAATTGAACGACCCCGACGATCAGCGCCGCCGCTTCGAACTGCAGCTCGCCGAACGCGCTGCGGGCGACGAAGAAGTCCCCGAACCCGACTGGGATTTCGTCCGCGCGCTCGAGTACGGGATGCCGCCGACCGCCGGGATCGGAATCGGCGTCGACCGCCTCGTCATGATGCTGACGAACAACGGGTCGATCCGCGACGTCCTGCTCTTCCCGCTGCAGCGACCGCTCCGCGCCGACGAACCCGACGACGACGGCGAGGACGAACCGTAG
- a CDS encoding DUF5069 domain-containing protein: protein MRNLCGAAAVKALAMLQKDLTTSYPRSVREKLHGVVQVGRAIDKGIATANGTNGEYHYNCPMDKAVFGLLGVDHEALMDVIKKANSVGEIEAYVKPFVDKTSPAEIEQFNAHFLEAGPEPGSESHAYFLELRNQVAPDRTDVTAWPDLLDLDEKRPVPQRVAS, encoded by the coding sequence GTGCGCAACCTCTGCGGCGCGGCGGCAGTCAAAGCACTCGCAATGCTGCAAAAAGATTTGACCACGTCGTATCCCCGTTCGGTCCGCGAGAAGCTGCACGGTGTCGTGCAGGTCGGCCGAGCGATCGACAAGGGCATCGCCACGGCCAACGGGACCAACGGCGAGTATCACTACAACTGCCCGATGGACAAGGCCGTGTTCGGCCTGCTCGGCGTCGATCACGAAGCGCTGATGGACGTCATCAAGAAGGCGAACAGCGTCGGCGAGATCGAGGCCTACGTGAAGCCGTTCGTCGACAAGACGTCGCCGGCCGAGATCGAGCAGTTCAACGCGCACTTCCTCGAAGCGGGACCGGAGCCGGGCTCCGAGTCGCACGCGTACTTCCTCGAGCTACGAAACCAGGTCGCGCCCGACCGCACCGACGTCACCGCGTGGCCCGATCTCCTCGACCTCGACGAGAAGCGTCCCGTCCCGCAGCGCGTCGCCTCCTGA
- the truA gene encoding tRNA pseudouridine(38-40) synthase TruA, translating to MPTYRLVVEYDGSAFHGLQYQPALRTVAGALEDALARLFHQVVKISAAGRTDAGVHATGQVISFRAERAFPIERLRLALNACTPADLVVRDAALVADGFSARFDALERVYDYLIVNRPYPSAIWRARAWIVPRALDDARLVQAAAPLVGEHDFVTFCGELPERGGTVREVFAIDAARSGDLVRITVRGNAFLHRMVRIIVGTLVDVATGYRDLELTARALAARDRTAAGTTAPAHGLYLAGVRYDAFDTYRPVALRP from the coding sequence GTGCCGACGTATCGTCTCGTCGTCGAATACGACGGGTCCGCGTTTCACGGGCTGCAGTACCAGCCCGCGCTGCGCACCGTCGCCGGCGCGCTCGAAGACGCGCTCGCGCGGCTCTTCCATCAGGTCGTGAAGATCAGCGCCGCCGGCCGCACCGATGCCGGCGTCCACGCGACCGGGCAGGTGATCTCGTTCCGTGCCGAGCGCGCGTTTCCGATCGAACGCCTGCGCCTTGCGCTCAACGCCTGCACGCCCGCGGATCTGGTGGTCCGCGATGCCGCGCTCGTCGCCGACGGGTTCTCCGCGCGTTTCGACGCGCTCGAGCGCGTCTACGACTACCTGATCGTCAACCGTCCCTATCCGTCGGCGATCTGGCGCGCGCGCGCGTGGATCGTTCCGCGTGCGCTCGACGATGCGCGCCTCGTGCAGGCCGCCGCGCCGCTTGTCGGCGAGCACGACTTCGTGACGTTCTGCGGCGAGCTTCCCGAACGCGGCGGCACCGTGCGCGAGGTGTTTGCAATCGACGCCGCGCGATCCGGCGATCTGGTGCGCATCACGGTGCGCGGCAACGCGTTCCTGCACCGGATGGTGCGCATCATCGTCGGGACGCTGGTCGACGTCGCGACCGGCTATCGCGATCTCGAGCTGACGGCGCGCGCGCTTGCGGCGCGTGACCGCACCGCCGCGGGGACGACGGCGCCCGCGCACGGACTCTATCTCGCGGGCGTCCGCTACGACGCGTTCGACACGTACCGGCCGGTCGCGCTGCGTCCCTGA
- a CDS encoding PAS domain-containing protein, whose protein sequence is MDVSGSEAIFDLGETEVDALPFGLIGVDATGTIEQYNAYESRLARLSKERVIGRNFFRDVAPCTAVKEFQGRFERFAAEPGDGAESFDFEFRFPFGRQFVNITFLRSAKSGQIKILVNRYDEQ, encoded by the coding sequence GTGGACGTCAGCGGTTCGGAGGCGATCTTCGACCTCGGGGAGACCGAGGTCGATGCGTTGCCGTTCGGCCTGATCGGGGTCGATGCCACCGGGACGATCGAGCAGTACAACGCGTACGAATCGCGGCTTGCCCGGCTCTCGAAGGAGCGCGTGATCGGCCGCAACTTCTTCCGCGACGTCGCGCCTTGCACCGCGGTGAAGGAGTTCCAGGGCCGCTTCGAGCGCTTCGCGGCGGAGCCCGGCGACGGCGCCGAGTCGTTCGATTTCGAATTCCGCTTCCCGTTCGGACGGCAGTTCGTGAACATCACGTTCCTGCGCAGCGCCAAGAGCGGTCAGATCAAGATTCTCGTCAACCGATACGACGAACAGTAG
- a CDS encoding IS256 family transposase, translated as MAKPSIALSELVEKGGDVDFVREMLQYAAQRIMEIDVEELCGLPYGERGPGRQNARNGFRERQWETRSGTIGLRIPKLRKGSYFPAFLEPRRTAEKALTAVIQEAYIQGISTRSVDELVKAMGMTGISKSQVSRLCEEIDERVNAFLTRPIEGDWPYLWIDATYVKTRSGGRIVSVAVILAVGVNTDGTRELLGLAVGPSEAEPFWIDFLRSLSRRGLRGVKLVISDSHVGLKAAIAKVFKATWQRCRVHFMRNALAHAGKGQRQMVLALINTVFAQETAEAAHEQWRIVSEQLRQKFPKLAAMMDDAENDVLAYMDFPKAHRKQIVSTNPLERVNAEIKRRTDVVGIFPNDAAIVRLVGALLLEQNDEWQLQRRYMQLEGLSAVSDNQPAKLSAVING; from the coding sequence ATGGCCAAACCCAGTATCGCACTTTCCGAGCTCGTCGAAAAGGGCGGCGACGTCGACTTCGTTCGCGAGATGCTCCAGTACGCCGCGCAGCGGATCATGGAGATCGATGTTGAGGAACTCTGCGGCTTGCCCTACGGCGAGCGCGGCCCCGGCCGACAGAACGCCCGCAACGGCTTCCGCGAGCGCCAATGGGAGACGCGTTCCGGCACGATCGGACTGCGCATCCCCAAGTTGCGCAAAGGTAGCTACTTCCCCGCGTTCCTCGAGCCGCGCCGCACGGCGGAGAAGGCGCTCACCGCCGTCATCCAAGAGGCCTACATCCAGGGCATCTCCACGCGCTCGGTCGACGAGCTCGTCAAGGCGATGGGGATGACAGGCATCTCCAAGAGTCAGGTCTCACGGCTGTGCGAAGAGATCGACGAACGCGTGAACGCATTTCTTACCCGGCCGATCGAAGGCGACTGGCCCTATCTTTGGATCGACGCGACGTACGTGAAGACGCGCTCCGGCGGACGCATCGTCTCGGTCGCCGTGATACTGGCCGTCGGCGTAAACACCGATGGGACACGGGAATTGTTGGGCCTCGCGGTTGGTCCGAGCGAAGCAGAGCCGTTCTGGATCGACTTTCTTCGCAGCTTGAGCCGCCGCGGATTGCGCGGTGTCAAGCTCGTCATTTCCGACTCGCATGTCGGCCTGAAAGCGGCCATCGCGAAAGTATTCAAAGCAACGTGGCAGCGCTGCCGCGTGCATTTTATGCGAAACGCGCTCGCACATGCGGGTAAAGGGCAACGGCAGATGGTCCTCGCGTTGATCAACACGGTATTCGCGCAAGAGACAGCGGAAGCTGCGCACGAGCAATGGCGTATCGTCTCCGAGCAGCTTCGGCAGAAGTTCCCGAAGCTCGCGGCGATGATGGACGACGCCGAGAACGACGTGCTCGCGTACATGGACTTTCCCAAGGCGCACCGCAAGCAGATCGTCTCAACCAATCCGCTCGAACGGGTCAACGCGGAGATCAAGCGGCGCACCGATGTCGTCGGTATCTTCCCGAACGATGCTGCCATCGTACGCCTCGTCGGTGCGCTCCTACTGGAACAGAACGACGAATGGCAACTGCAGCGGCGCTACATGCAACTCGAAGGACTCAGTGCCGTCAGCGATAATCAGCCCGCCAAGCTCTCCGCCGTGATTAACGGCTGA
- the rplM gene encoding 50S ribosomal protein L13: MRTYQQKTAETQHDWYIVDATGQRLGTLAVRIARALSGRSKPTWTPHIDDGDHVIVINADKVELAPRKWTQKVYHRHSGFPGGLRTETAAQVRAKYPERLIERAVRGMLATNRMRDVHLGRLNVYAGAEHPHAAQQPEQLA, encoded by the coding sequence ATGCGCACATATCAGCAAAAGACCGCCGAGACCCAGCACGACTGGTACATCGTCGACGCGACCGGGCAGCGGCTCGGAACGCTCGCGGTGCGCATCGCGCGTGCCCTCTCCGGGCGTTCGAAGCCGACCTGGACCCCGCACATCGACGACGGCGACCACGTCATCGTCATCAACGCCGACAAGGTCGAGCTCGCGCCGCGCAAGTGGACGCAGAAGGTCTATCACCGGCACTCGGGCTTCCCGGGCGGTCTGCGCACCGAGACCGCGGCGCAGGTGCGGGCGAAGTATCCGGAACGGCTGATCGAGCGCGCCGTGCGCGGGATGCTCGCGACGAACCGGATGCGTGACGTGCACCTTGGACGCTTGAACGTGTATGCCGGTGCGGAGCATCCGCACGCGGCGCAGCAGCCGGAGCAGCTTGCGTGA
- a CDS encoding methyl-accepting chemotaxis protein has protein sequence MNQVAGCAREASTLSLEADRKARDGGVAVERLVRSTREIADDINTVVSTMEELGTASERIGAIVEVIDAIADQTNLLALNAAIEAARADEHGRGFAVVADEVRKLAESSAQSTREIGQLVKDIQAKTAEVVRSTTASGTKAESGLEMAALAGRTIADIPSSVSKANRLIEQISMAARE, from the coding sequence GTGAATCAGGTAGCCGGCTGTGCGCGCGAAGCGTCGACCCTCTCGCTCGAAGCCGACCGCAAGGCGCGCGACGGCGGGGTCGCGGTCGAGCGGCTCGTGCGCTCGACGCGTGAGATCGCCGACGACATCAACACCGTCGTCTCAACGATGGAAGAACTCGGCACCGCGTCCGAACGGATCGGCGCGATCGTCGAAGTGATCGACGCGATCGCCGACCAGACGAACCTGCTGGCGCTCAACGCCGCGATAGAAGCCGCGCGCGCCGACGAGCACGGCCGCGGCTTCGCCGTGGTCGCCGACGAAGTGCGCAAACTCGCCGAAAGTTCGGCCCAGTCGACGCGCGAGATCGGCCAGCTCGTCAAAGACATTCAAGCGAAGACCGCCGAGGTCGTGCGCTCGACGACGGCCTCGGGGACGAAGGCGGAGAGCGGCCTGGAGATGGCCGCTCTCGCCGGTCGCACGATCGCCGACATCCCGTCGTCGGTGAGCAAAGCGAACCGGCTGATCGAGCAGATCTCGATGGCGGCGCGCGAATAG
- a CDS encoding OsmC family protein: protein MNVRPHRYAARLRWTGAASGPALEYATYSRAYVVECDGKVPLHGSADTHFRGDARLHNPEDLLVASLSACHLLSYLALCARAGIAVTSYEDDARGEMSLVDGRIRFREVVLHPRVTIADASRIDEVTALHARAHRECFIANSVNFPVRNEPAVTAGAAV from the coding sequence ATGAACGTTCGCCCGCACCGCTACGCCGCGCGGCTCCGCTGGACCGGCGCCGCGTCGGGCCCGGCGCTCGAATACGCGACCTACAGCCGCGCGTACGTTGTCGAGTGCGACGGAAAGGTGCCGCTGCACGGGTCCGCCGACACGCACTTCCGCGGCGACGCGCGTCTGCACAACCCCGAAGATCTGCTCGTCGCGTCGCTCTCCGCGTGCCACCTGCTCTCGTATCTCGCCTTGTGCGCGCGCGCCGGGATCGCCGTGACGTCGTACGAGGACGATGCGCGCGGCGAGATGTCGCTCGTCGACGGCCGCATCCGGTTTCGCGAGGTGGTGCTGCACCCGCGCGTGACGATCGCCGACGCGTCGCGGATCGACGAGGTGACCGCGCTGCACGCGCGGGCGCATCGCGAGTGCTTCATCGCGAACTCGGTCAACTTCCCCGTCCGCAACGAGCCGGCGGTCACCGCGGGGGCCGCCGTCTGA